In Pseudokineococcus lusitanus, one genomic interval encodes:
- a CDS encoding serine/threonine protein kinase, translating into MRPRAGDELGRYRLERRIAVGGMGEVWAARDDVLGREVAVKILKEEFLGDPGFLARFRAEARHSAALSHPSIAGVYDYGELEGSAYLVMELVPGEPLNDLIAREGPLDPRRAVGFVAQAASGLGAAHAAGVVHRDVKPGNLLITPDGDVKVTDFGIARAGDQAPLTRTGQVMGTAQYLAPEQAMGRPALPASDVYALGVVLHEMLTGQRPFTGDSQVAVAMAQVNDEPPPLPTSVPAGVRELVDVCLRKDPTGRPVDGSQLAAVAAALARGDDAGAHRALAAAGLVGAAATAATSVLAPPTAAAPATRVQAPATPPRPVAAVPPPDDEPRRRSRTPLVVLLVLLLVAALAVVGWRVLDQGGDTPGPAPSTGPAPSSSPPPTSDPPPTPSDEPTEEPTEEVDTAVVDPDELVGLSLEEASARLDDLGFVVASTVETTDAQDPGDVTDVSPTGEQPVGTRVTLTVASAPEPEPEPTPTESEPAPEPSPSDDATTPAPTPTDDGSSSGPGGGDEGGEAAGPGSGPGGGQGDGQGNGQGGGQGQGAGQGQGAGQGQGAGQGSGQGSGQGAGQGAGGGAGDVVDVGSGPGGSGGPGSSRGGGRGEAGPADDGPAAAPGLPAAVPGQP; encoded by the coding sequence ATGAGGCCTCGGGCGGGCGACGAGCTGGGGCGGTACCGCCTCGAGCGACGGATCGCCGTCGGCGGCATGGGCGAGGTCTGGGCGGCGCGCGACGACGTCCTCGGCCGCGAGGTGGCCGTCAAGATCCTCAAGGAGGAGTTCCTCGGGGACCCCGGCTTCCTCGCCCGCTTCCGCGCCGAGGCCCGCCACTCGGCGGCCCTCTCGCACCCGAGCATCGCCGGCGTCTACGACTACGGGGAGCTCGAGGGCTCCGCCTACCTCGTCATGGAGCTCGTGCCCGGCGAGCCGCTCAACGACCTCATCGCCCGCGAGGGCCCTCTGGACCCGCGCCGGGCCGTCGGGTTCGTCGCGCAGGCCGCCTCCGGCCTGGGCGCCGCGCACGCGGCCGGCGTCGTCCACCGCGACGTCAAGCCCGGCAACCTCCTCATCACGCCCGACGGCGACGTCAAGGTCACCGACTTCGGCATCGCCCGCGCCGGGGACCAGGCGCCGCTCACCCGGACCGGCCAGGTGATGGGGACGGCGCAGTACCTCGCGCCCGAGCAGGCCATGGGCCGCCCGGCCCTGCCCGCGAGCGACGTCTACGCCCTCGGCGTCGTGCTCCACGAGATGCTCACCGGCCAGCGGCCGTTCACGGGCGACTCGCAGGTGGCCGTCGCGATGGCGCAGGTCAACGACGAGCCGCCGCCGCTGCCGACCTCGGTGCCGGCGGGCGTGCGCGAGCTCGTCGACGTCTGCCTGCGCAAGGACCCGACGGGCCGCCCGGTCGACGGCAGCCAGCTCGCCGCCGTCGCCGCCGCCCTCGCCCGGGGCGACGACGCCGGGGCGCACCGCGCGCTGGCCGCCGCCGGGCTCGTGGGTGCCGCGGCGACCGCCGCGACGAGCGTCCTCGCCCCGCCGACGGCCGCCGCCCCCGCCACGCGGGTGCAGGCGCCGGCGACCCCGCCGCGTCCCGTCGCGGCCGTCCCCCCGCCCGACGACGAGCCCCGGCGGCGCTCGCGGACGCCGCTCGTCGTCCTGCTCGTGCTGCTGCTCGTCGCGGCCCTCGCCGTCGTCGGCTGGCGCGTGCTCGACCAGGGGGGCGACACCCCGGGCCCCGCGCCGTCGACCGGCCCGGCGCCGTCGTCGAGCCCGCCGCCGACGTCCGACCCGCCCCCCACGCCGTCCGACGAGCCGACCGAGGAGCCCACCGAGGAGGTCGACACGGCCGTCGTCGACCCCGACGAGCTCGTCGGCCTCTCCCTCGAGGAGGCCAGCGCCCGGCTCGACGACCTCGGCTTCGTGGTCGCCTCGACCGTCGAGACGACCGACGCGCAGGACCCGGGCGACGTCACGGACGTCTCCCCGACGGGCGAGCAGCCCGTCGGCACCCGGGTCACCCTCACCGTGGCGAGCGCGCCCGAGCCGGAGCCGGAGCCGACCCCCACCGAGAGCGAGCCCGCGCCGGAGCCCTCGCCCAGCGACGACGCGACGACGCCCGCACCGACGCCGACCGACGACGGCAGCAGCAGCGGCCCGGGCGGCGGCGACGAGGGCGGCGAGGCCGCCGGACCGGGCTCCGGTCCCGGCGGCGGTCAGGGCGACGGCCAGGGGAACGGCCAGGGCGGCGGCCAGGGCCAGGGCGCCGGTCAGGGCCAGGGCGCCGGTCAAGGCCAGGGCGCCGGTCAGGGCAGCGGTCAGGGCAGCGGTCAGGGTGCCGGTCAGGGTGCCGGTGGCGGTGCGGGCGACGTCGTCGACGTCGGCAGCGGTCCGGGCGGCTCCGGCGGTCCGGGGAGCAGCCGGGGCGGTGGCCGGGGCGAGGCCGGGCCCGCCGACGACGGCCCCGCCGCGGCCCCCGGCCTGCCGGCCGCCGTGCCCGGGCAGCCGTGA
- a CDS encoding protein kinase domain-containing protein, whose protein sequence is MTDGAGTGAPGPRVLGGRYELGDVVGRGGMAVVHAAQDRVLHRQVAVKLLHADLARDPEFQTRFRREARSAAALNHPDVVGVHDVGEDTGPAGEQLLYIVMELVRGVTARDLLLERRRPRRPPPGTPGTTDTATQAMTLPVRDEPDDAPRTPGGGTEVPGVGGSGEDLGLELDLAVTITTGVLSALAYSHRQGIVHRDIKPANVMLTQDGRVKVMDFGIARALADVSATSTQTSAVMGTAQYLSPEQARGRPVDARTDLYSTGCLLYELLTGRPPFRGESAVSLAYQHVSEVPEPPSTHRPGLPRGLDAVVLRALAKEPDDRYPDADAFREDLLAASRGVDVAATTAVAAAATTAVPVAAPPPLTPLTPREDEPVEEPRRGRRVAVVLGVLVALALVALAAVVVPGLLTEDEPTAPPPVTVRDVVGQTAEAAEAALVGQGLEVTTSEAPSPDVPEGRVAATVPAGGREVEAGSTVDVVVSTGPSSVEVPSVVGEDVDDARALLEEAGLGVGDVDEGPDVDAPAGEVLSSDPAPGVAVTPGSDVDLRVSDGTVEIDDYTGLPLQAAREAVQQLGLTPDVRFEESSAEQNSVVRQDPEPGAVRQRSDVILYVATPPPPTPSTPPTTTEPPATEPPATTEPPATEPPATGPPPTDPGTEAPPTTDPQGR, encoded by the coding sequence GTGACGGACGGCGCAGGGACGGGTGCCCCCGGGCCGCGGGTGCTGGGCGGCCGCTACGAGCTCGGCGACGTCGTCGGCCGCGGCGGCATGGCCGTCGTCCACGCCGCGCAGGACCGGGTGCTCCACCGGCAGGTCGCCGTCAAGCTCCTCCACGCCGACCTCGCCCGGGACCCGGAGTTCCAGACCCGGTTCCGCCGCGAGGCCCGGTCCGCGGCGGCGCTCAACCACCCCGACGTCGTCGGCGTCCACGACGTCGGCGAGGACACCGGCCCGGCGGGCGAGCAGCTGCTCTACATCGTCATGGAGCTCGTCCGGGGCGTGACGGCCCGCGACCTCCTCCTCGAGCGCCGCCGGCCGCGGCGCCCACCGCCCGGCACGCCGGGCACGACGGACACCGCGACGCAGGCGATGACCCTCCCGGTGCGCGACGAGCCGGACGACGCCCCGCGCACGCCCGGCGGCGGCACCGAGGTACCGGGCGTCGGGGGCTCCGGCGAGGACCTCGGCCTGGAGCTCGACCTCGCCGTCACCATCACCACGGGCGTGCTGTCCGCGCTGGCGTACAGCCACCGCCAGGGGATCGTCCACCGCGACATCAAGCCGGCCAACGTCATGCTCACGCAGGACGGCCGGGTCAAGGTCATGGACTTCGGCATCGCCCGGGCCCTCGCGGACGTCTCCGCCACCTCGACGCAGACGTCGGCCGTCATGGGCACGGCCCAGTACCTCTCCCCCGAGCAGGCGCGGGGCCGCCCCGTCGACGCCCGCACGGACCTCTACTCCACCGGCTGCCTGCTCTACGAGCTCCTCACGGGCCGCCCGCCGTTCCGCGGCGAGTCGGCGGTCTCGCTGGCCTACCAGCACGTCAGCGAGGTGCCCGAGCCGCCGAGCACGCACCGGCCCGGGCTGCCGCGCGGGCTCGACGCCGTCGTCCTGCGTGCGCTCGCGAAGGAGCCGGACGACCGGTACCCCGACGCCGACGCGTTCCGGGAGGACCTCCTCGCGGCCTCGCGCGGGGTCGACGTCGCGGCGACGACGGCCGTGGCCGCCGCCGCGACGACGGCGGTGCCCGTCGCGGCCCCGCCGCCGCTGACCCCGCTGACCCCGCGGGAGGACGAGCCCGTGGAGGAGCCGCGGCGCGGCCGTCGGGTCGCCGTCGTGCTCGGCGTGCTCGTGGCCCTCGCGCTCGTGGCGCTGGCCGCCGTCGTCGTGCCCGGGCTCCTGACGGAGGACGAGCCGACGGCGCCCCCGCCGGTGACGGTCCGGGACGTCGTCGGGCAGACCGCCGAGGCCGCGGAGGCGGCGCTGGTCGGCCAGGGCCTCGAGGTGACGACGAGCGAGGCGCCCTCGCCGGACGTCCCCGAGGGCCGGGTGGCGGCCACGGTGCCCGCGGGCGGCCGCGAGGTCGAGGCCGGCAGCACCGTGGACGTCGTCGTCTCCACCGGGCCGTCGTCCGTCGAGGTGCCGTCCGTCGTCGGCGAGGACGTGGACGACGCCCGGGCCCTCCTCGAGGAGGCCGGGCTCGGCGTGGGCGACGTGGACGAGGGACCCGACGTCGACGCGCCGGCCGGCGAGGTGCTGTCCTCCGACCCCGCGCCGGGCGTCGCGGTCACCCCCGGCAGCGACGTGGACCTGCGCGTCAGCGACGGCACCGTCGAGATCGACGACTACACCGGCCTGCCGCTGCAGGCCGCGCGCGAGGCGGTCCAGCAGCTGGGCCTCACGCCGGACGTCCGCTTCGAGGAGTCGTCCGCGGAGCAGAACAGCGTCGTGCGGCAGGACCCCGAGCCGGGGGCCGTGCGCCAGCGCTCCGACGTCATCCTCTACGTCGCGACGCCGCCGCCCCCCACGCCGAGCACGCCGCCGACGACCACGGAGCCGCCGGCGACCGAGCCGCCCGCGACGACCGAGCCGCCGGCCACCGAGCCGCCGGCCACGGGTCCGCCGCCCACGGACCCGGGCACCGAGGCACCGCCGACGACGGACCCGCAGGGGCGCTGA